The genomic DNA CGACGCGCACCGCGGTCGGCACCTCGTCGGCGAGGCCGTGGCGGCCGAGCCGGTCGGCGTCGAGCAGCGAACCGCGACGCCGCACGTCGGGCCAGCGGCCCTCCTGCACCCCCGCGACGACGACGAGGTCCCACTCGAGGCCCTTGGACCGGTGCGCGGTGAGGACGCGGACGCCGGTGCCGCGCACGTCGCCCTCGCGCCAGGTGTCGGCCGGGATCTGCTGGCCCTCGACCTCGGCGAGGAATCCGCTGACGCCCCGCAGGCCGGCGATCTCCTCCGAGCGGGCGGCGACGTCGAACAGCGCGCACAGCGCGTCCAGGTCGCGGTCGGCCCGGCGCGACGCCTCGCCGCCACCCGCAGCCGTGCGCTGCAGGTGCTCGGGCCACCGGGTGCCCGACCAGAGGCTCCACAGCGCCTCCTCGGCCGTGCCCCCGCGGCGCACCACGCGCTCGCAGGTGCGCAGCAGCCCGGCGAGACGTCCCGCGGCGTCGACCGCCGGCCCCGGTGGGCACAGCTCCAGCAGCTCGGGGTCGTGCAGGGCGGCGGCCAGCAGCTCGGGTGAGGGCCGGGGCATGGCGACGCCGCCGAGCTCCGCCCGCTCGGCGGCGCGCAGGGCCCGTCCGAGGACCCGGGTCGCCATGGCGTCCAGCCCGCCGAGCGGCGAGGTCAGCAGCAGCTGGGCCTCCTCCGGCCCGGCGCGCCGACCGGTCGTGGCCACACGGAGCGCGAGCAGCAGCGGGCGTACGGCGGGGTCGGCCGCGAGCGGGATCTCGTCGCCGGCCACCTCGACGGGCACGCCGGCCCCGACCAGCGCCCGGGTGAGCGCGGGGATGCTCTGGCGACCGGAGCGCACCAGCACCGCCATCCGCGACCACGGCAGGTCGTCGCGCAGGTGGGCGGTGCGCAGCAGGTCGGCCACGTGCTCGGCCTCCGCGCCGGTGCTGCTGCAGGTGATCACCTCGACCCGGCCGCGGCCGGCGACCCCGTCGGCCACCGGGCTCCGGAACGTCTCGAGCACGTCCCGCGGCAGCCCGGGCGGCGCGGGCAGCCGGCGGGCGACGTTGCGGCTGGCGGCCAGCAGCGCCGGGCCGAAGCGCCGGGCCGTGCCGAGCGCGAGCACCGGGGCGGGGTCGCCGTCGGCGGTGCGGAAGCGGTCGGGGAAGTCGAGGATCCCCCGCGCCTCCGCCCCGCGGAAGGCGTAGATCGACTGGTCGGGGTCGCCGACCGCCACCACGTCGCGCCCGTCGCCGGCGAGCGCCTCCAGCAGGCTGACCTGGGCGGGGTCGGTGTCCTGGTACTCGTCGACGAAGACCGCGCCGATCTCGGCGCGCAGGGTCGCGACGACGTCGGGGTCGGCGAGCAGGATGCGGCTGCGGTGCACCAGCTCGCCGTAGTCGAGCACGCCCTCCGCGTCGAGCACGTCGAGGTACTCCTCGAAGAACTCCCCCACGCTCACCCAGTCCTCGCGCCCGGCCGTCTCGCCGGCCTCGACCACGTCGACGGGGTCCATGCCGAGCTGGCGGGCCTTGGCCAGCACCGAGCGCACCTGGCCGGCGAAGGCCCGGGTGCCGAAGGCGTCGGCGAGCGACTCCGGCCAGTCGGCTCGCCCGGTCTCCACGCTCCCCTCGAGCACCTCCCGCACCCGGAAGTCCTGCTCGGGCCCGGTCAGCAGCCGGACGCCCGCGCCGTACGCGTGGCCGCCGTCCTCGTCGACGGCGGGCACCGGGCCGGCCAGGCCGAGCCGGTCGGCGAAGCGTCGGACGAGGGCGTAGCAGAACGCGTGGAACGTCATCGCCGACGGCGTGACGACGGTGCGGCCGAGCCGGGCGGCGATCCGCGTCCGCAGGTCGGCGGCCGCCCGGCGCGAGAACGTCAGCACGAGCACCGAGTCCGGCGCCGCTCCCCGCCGCGCGATCCGGTCGACGACCGACTCGACGAGGGTCGTCGTCTTGCCCGTGCCCGGCCCGGCGAGCACCAGCAGCGGGCCGCCGGGGTGGGCGACGACCGCGGCCTGGGTCTCGTCGAGGGCGGGCGGCCCGCTCGGGACCTCGGGCGTCACGGTCAGTCGGTACATGGCTCCTGCATTGCAGCACGGGCCACTGACAAAGTGCGTTCCGTCCGGGTGGACGCGGAAGCGCTCCTCAGTGAGTCGAGGGTGCCTGACGGCACCTCACTGTCGCGAGACCCCTGCAGGAGCGATCGGCGGAGGCGATGGCTTGAGGTGCTCGTGCTCCCGCAGTGCTGTGCGTGCGGCGCTCACGAGCGCGTCGCGGCGCCCTGCCTGGTCAGCGAGCGCGATGTCGAGCCGCGTACGAAATGCGGCTCGATCACGCGGCCCCAGCCGAAGACCTGAGGTGTGCTTGCGGTTGCTCACCGGCAAGTACAGGTCGCTTCCTTCGTCGACGAGCCCGTCCAGCTTCGCGAAGGCCCATTCGCGGTTCTTCGCCGCAGGCAGCACGACTCTCTGACTGGTGATGACGGCTGGCCCTTCTGCTCCGACGACGGTCGTCTCAACACCTCGATGGATGCGCTTCTCGACCAGGACGGCTGCGTGGGTGCCGTAGACGTACTCGTTGCGCTTGAGCTTGATCAGCCCGCCGGTATCAGCGCCGGGCTGGAACGTGGTGAGCATGGTGAGACGGGCCTCGAGGTGTCGTCGATCTGTCTCCCAAGCATCAGATGCGCGACGGAACTCAGTCAGTTGCCTCTGCCAACGTGCTTCAGCAGCTCTCGCCCGCGCCGCCTCAGCTCGCCGGGACACCCAACCAGCGATGCGCCGCCGATAGTGCAGTGCCAGTACCGCGAGAGCCAGCGGGAGCGCTGCCAGCCACTGGAGGATGGTGAGCCCCAGCGCGATTTCCGCGGACGTTGCGGGAATCACAACATCGACATCCACCTGCCGCGTGCTCACGTTCCCGACGGCGTCCGTCGCTGTTGCCGTCACCGAGTAGGCGCCCGCAGCGGGTAGCCGCGTGATGGTCCACGGACCAGAGGGCGCACCCTTCGACTCGTCGAGCGGCGCTGCATGGTGGTTCCTGTCCACGAGTGCCGCACTCACGCGGACTTCGCTTCTGGGCTCCGCCTGGAGGCGAAGTGCGAGCGTTCCCTTGCTTGCCTGCTCCGGGTCAGAAGTCAAGTCAAGCGCAGGTGGGGTCGTGTCGACGACGGCCTCCGGCACGTTCGTGGTCACCGTGCGGCCGGCGAAGTCGGTGAGCTCGATCTGACCAGGACCATAGGTGCCGTCGGCGATGTCGACCGCCACGGTCGCCGCACCTTGCTCGTCGAGGCTGAAGGGCATGTCGTCGAGATGCTTGAAGATCAGCTTCCCCGTGCTGCGAGGCGTCCCGGTGAGCGCGTACGCAAGGCGCCCTTCCTTCGGGGAGCTCGTTAGAGCCGAGCGCAGCAGCGGACGATCGACCCGAACATCGATGCGACTCTTGAACTGGCGAGAGTTCCCTGCCTTGTCGCGCACGTTGATCACGGGTTTGAAGTGGCCGTTCGGGAGCCAGAGGTTCAACACGGTCTTGGGATCCGTGACCGTGCCGTGCTGCTTGGGGCCGGCACCGGTGAGCGTCCAGGTCGCCCCGGGCTCGCTCGTGAAAGCCAGGGAGGAAGCGCCGGTAGCGTCCGTCCCGGCAACGCTTGTGACGTCCTTGAGCACAGGCGGAGTCGCGTCGACGGACACGGTGGTCGCGGTGTCCTCGCTGGTGTTACCGGCCTTGTCGGTGGCCTTGACGGCGTAGGTCTGGCGGCCTGTCTTCGCCCGGAAGGAAATCTTTTGGTCCTTACCAGTAGCGGTCGCTCTCGCAACACGCTTACCGGCGTCGGTCTCGACGGAGATGGCCGAGCGCTTCTCGGCACGCACCTTGATCGTGACGCGACCACCGCTCTGGACGCTGCTGCGGCCTAGACGAGGTGCCTTGGGTGGGTCGAGGTCCGGAGGCTCGTAGGTCCGTTCCGGCTTCGACGACGAGTCGTCATCAGGCTTGCCACCCGGGCACTCGCTGTAGTCGCCGAGGTCTCCGCACACGTACGAACCGCTGTCGGACGGGCACGAGTGCCAGCGATGACAACCATCGCGGTGGGCTTCCGCGGCCGTTGTCGGCAGCAGGAAGAAGGCGGCGGTCAAGGCGGCCAGCAGGATCGCCGTCGCCCATGACCTCGTCCTACGACTGACCTTCGGCACCGATCCCCCTCATCGCTCCGCGCTGCCCTCCCGCAGGGCACGCGCAGTCTGGCAGGGCATCCGAACCTCCGAGCAGATATTGCTGAACTTCACCCGAATGGGTGCTCGTACCCCTTGCGGCCTCCTTGAGCACCGAGGCTGCGCCGCTGCGGAAGAAGCGACTGGGCACGCTCGATTCGCATCTGCCGGTGCCCGCCAGCCTTGTCCCCGTGGGCCGGCGGGCCCCGAGCGATTCCTGCCCGCCGCTCAGCCGAACCGCTGGGCCACGCGCGCGTAGAAGCCGGCCGGCTCCTCGGCGAGCCCGGCCTTGACCTCGCGGCTCCAGTCGTCGACCAGGACCTCCGACGCGCCGGCCTCCAGCCCGTCGAGCGCGGCCCGGACGACGTCGGCGGGGTCGAGCAGCGGGCCGTCGTAGCCGGCCATCATGTCGGTGTCGGCGCCGCCGAGGTGCAGCCCGAGCACCTGCGTGCCCTGCCCGGCGAGCTCGACGCGCGTGGCCTGGGTGAGCATCCACTCGGCCGCCTTGGAGGCGGAGTAGGACGACGAGCCCGGGAAGGCGAAGAAGGACAGCGCGGAGAGGACGTTGACCACGGCCCCGCCCCCACGCGTCCCCAGCCCGGCCGCGAAGGCCCGGGTCACGGCGAGCGTGCCGTAGAAGTTCGTGTCCATCTCGCGGCGGATCTCGGGCAGGTCCCCGTCCAGGAGCCCCTGCCGGGTGGACACGCCCGCGTTGTTCACCAGCAGCGTCACGTCGGGTGCCGCCTGGGCCGCCGCGGCGACGCTCGCCGGGTCCAGCAGGTCGAGCGCCAGCGGTCGTACGCGGTCGTCGCCGCGGGTGTCCACGTCCTCCGGGCGGCGCGCGGCGGCGTACACCGTGGTCGCGCCGCGCTCCAGCAGCTGCGCGACGAAGCGGGTGCCCAACCCGCGGTTGGCCCCCGTCACCAGCGCGACCGATCCTGCGAGCTCCATCTGTCTCCTCCTCGTCCGGCGGCGCCCCTGCGCCGCTACCGTGGGGACGCTAGGACCTGACACTGACGTCAGGGGCAAGTGCGGAGAGCAGGACGAGAGCGGAGTCACACCATGCGGATCGGCGACCTCGCGCAGCAGACCGGGGCGAGCGTCCGGTCGCTGCGCTACTACGAGGAGCAGGGCCTGCTGTCCTCGGTGCGCACCCCGCGGGGCCAGCGGACGTACGACGAGGACGCGGTCGGCCGGGTGCGGCTGCTGCGCCAG from Microlunatus sagamiharensis includes the following:
- a CDS encoding ATP-dependent helicase; amino-acid sequence: MYRLTVTPEVPSGPPALDETQAAVVAHPGGPLLVLAGPGTGKTTTLVESVVDRIARRGAAPDSVLVLTFSRRAAADLRTRIAARLGRTVVTPSAMTFHAFCYALVRRFADRLGLAGPVPAVDEDGGHAYGAGVRLLTGPEQDFRVREVLEGSVETGRADWPESLADAFGTRAFAGQVRSVLAKARQLGMDPVDVVEAGETAGREDWVSVGEFFEEYLDVLDAEGVLDYGELVHRSRILLADPDVVATLRAEIGAVFVDEYQDTDPAQVSLLEALAGDGRDVVAVGDPDQSIYAFRGAEARGILDFPDRFRTADGDPAPVLALGTARRFGPALLAASRNVARRLPAPPGLPRDVLETFRSPVADGVAGRGRVEVITCSSTGAEAEHVADLLRTAHLRDDLPWSRMAVLVRSGRQSIPALTRALVGAGVPVEVAGDEIPLAADPAVRPLLLALRVATTGRRAGPEEAQLLLTSPLGGLDAMATRVLGRALRAAERAELGGVAMPRPSPELLAAALHDPELLELCPPGPAVDAAGRLAGLLRTCERVVRRGGTAEEALWSLWSGTRWPEHLQRTAAGGGEASRRADRDLDALCALFDVAARSEEIAGLRGVSGFLAEVEGQQIPADTWREGDVRGTGVRVLTAHRSKGLEWDLVVVAGVQEGRWPDVRRRGSLLDADRLGRHGLADEVPTAVRVAEERRLFYVACTRARSRLVVTAVAGTEGEGDQPSRFLEELGVAAVARPGRPRRPLTLSALVGELRRTAVDPEAGAELREQAALRLARLADATDAEGRPLATAASPTTWWGMRALSDAPAPVVAPGQAVALSGTSLGAVLSCPRQWFLDRQASAGRTRNSAASFGSVVHVLAQHSAGVPLDREERSAYLEGVWDQIAFDANWLSAVERAEAEDALDRFVAWQEARGHLELLGTEVPFRCEVTAGGRRITLSGTADRVERERDGRVRIVDFKTGRSAPAAADVAVQDQLGVYQLAVAQGAFAEVTGPGARPSGAELVYLRLPEKQGNLPQVFTQASLDDVPFPVQTDTPVDPAETEGCPTWVHQRLRDAADIITAERFDARLGPACRWCPFRSSCPAHPSGRQVVA
- a CDS encoding SDR family oxidoreductase encodes the protein MELAGSVALVTGANRGLGTRFVAQLLERGATTVYAAARRPEDVDTRGDDRVRPLALDLLDPASVAAAAQAAPDVTLLVNNAGVSTRQGLLDGDLPEIRREMDTNFYGTLAVTRAFAAGLGTRGGGAVVNVLSALSFFAFPGSSSYSASKAAEWMLTQATRVELAGQGTQVLGLHLGGADTDMMAGYDGPLLDPADVVRAALDGLEAGASEVLVDDWSREVKAGLAEEPAGFYARVAQRFG